The following coding sequences lie in one Candidatus Hydrogenedentota bacterium genomic window:
- a CDS encoding dockerin type I domain-containing protein, which produces MDNMAPLSVCARITLAMTLASTVAIVPALANPTSAGDAILVVVAAATYNDTDGDGLSDEVEIALGTNPLDFDSDNDGMPDGWEVWNGLNPRDGDDAQEDANGDGLTNLEKFELGLDPYQYDSDADGYWDVIETARGTDAASASSFPQSGIPCDVNQDGIVDATDLQLVINGALGIQTPVPPDVNAVGKVDAIDVQMTVLSVLGVNS; this is translated from the coding sequence ATGGACAATATGGCGCCTCTATCGGTCTGTGCCCGAATCACCCTTGCCATGACATTGGCGAGTACGGTTGCCATCGTGCCCGCATTGGCGAATCCGACCAGCGCCGGTGACGCAATTCTGGTCGTGGTAGCCGCTGCGACGTACAACGACACCGACGGTGACGGCCTCTCAGACGAGGTTGAAATCGCGCTGGGTACGAATCCCCTTGATTTCGACAGCGACAATGATGGAATGCCGGACGGGTGGGAGGTGTGGAACGGCCTGAACCCCCGCGATGGGGATGACGCCCAGGAAGATGCAAACGGCGACGGCCTGACGAATCTCGAGAAATTCGAGCTGGGACTCGACCCCTATCAGTATGATTCTGACGCTGATGGCTACTGGGACGTCATTGAGACGGCCCGCGGCACCGACGCCGCTTCCGCGAGTTCTTTTCCCCAAAGCGGGATTCCCTGCGACGTGAATCAAGACGGAATCGTCGATGCGACAGACCTGCAGCTCGTGATCAATGGCGCACTCGGAATACAGACGCCGGTCCCGCCAGATGTAAATGCAGTGGGAAAGGTGGACGCTATTGACGTGCAGATGACAGTTCTCAGCGTGTTGGGTGTCAATTCGTGA
- a CDS encoding PEP-CTERM sorting domain-containing protein → MRYATILGILGMALISAPAMAIYIPNETPHAAELSVWQVYNNLYGTVYTSNANLDVMRVVDLQTFLIPIGESWLIEAQARYASIVSEFGYYTPAGAPVNYNPLFSVTQIGDVSGLGYDATLTTLDVNQLFGFYLDPAGRGAIWHSEQALNWQIGEVPGWIEDHMVAYTVAADPNVLLLAWEDLPLPGGYNNPSSSYDADYNDLIVELRFEQIVPEPATMVLIALGIAGLAVRRFVLV, encoded by the coding sequence ATGAGGTACGCAACGATTTTAGGGATTCTGGGGATGGCTTTGATTTCTGCGCCGGCTATGGCCATTTACATTCCGAACGAGACGCCGCACGCCGCCGAACTCAGCGTGTGGCAAGTCTACAACAACCTTTACGGTACTGTTTACACAAGCAATGCGAACTTGGATGTCATGCGCGTCGTCGATTTGCAGACCTTCCTGATTCCGATCGGAGAGAGCTGGCTTATCGAGGCACAGGCCAGGTACGCGTCGATAGTATCGGAATTCGGCTACTACACCCCCGCCGGGGCACCCGTGAACTATAACCCCCTGTTCTCAGTCACGCAAATCGGGGATGTCTCGGGACTCGGCTACGATGCCACCCTCACTACCCTTGACGTTAATCAGTTGTTTGGGTTCTACCTGGACCCAGCCGGCCGGGGCGCCATATGGCATTCGGAGCAAGCTCTCAATTGGCAGATAGGCGAGGTTCCGGGGTGGATCGAAGACCACATGGTCGCCTACACAGTCGCGGCTGACCCAAACGTCCTTCTGCTGGCATGGGAAGACCTGCCCCTGCCCGGCGGATATAATAACCCCTCGAGTTCATACGACGCGGACTACAATGACCTGATCGTGGAACTGCGCTTCGAGCAGATTGTTCCCGAGCCTGCCACGATGGTGTTGATTGCCTTGGGAATCGCGGGCTTGGCGGTGCGCCGGTTCGTCTTGGTCTAA
- a CDS encoding sigma-54 dependent transcriptional regulator, whose translation MNQRTATSISEDKIQSHPGTVVVLDTDPGVLWALEKGLKRSGYDVRIFGILGEALGFLYAVPVRAVVMEILPEAGLTPDVLESILDTPSKPKVICVSLESEPKAIIECVRRGAADFIPKPFNLNDIRAVLRRALASEAEQRMLHRPWSGKADTETSYLVGISPAMQELRTIITQVARTDLNCLIRGESGTGKDLVAREIHRLSQRRDRPFVKVNCTALPEQLLESELFGYEKGAFTGALSSKPGRFELANNGIIFLDEIGEMYPNLQAKLLQVIEHKEFTKLGGRKHIRVDVQIIAATNADLEAKTKEGTFRHDLYFRLNEVCIWVPPLSSRPEDIPLLVRHFIEKHGGLGLDASMGVSGEELARLTSQPWPGNVRELESTVKRWMALGKGAMPQAARAQEANAKSGHENVPESIPAPRAPKIPPISRRSESERIREALEKHRWNRRKVSEELGISYQTLRRRIEKYNLNRPR comes from the coding sequence GTGAACCAGCGCACCGCAACCTCCATATCTGAAGATAAAATCCAAAGCCATCCGGGCACGGTCGTTGTGCTGGACACAGACCCCGGTGTGCTGTGGGCGCTGGAAAAGGGCCTGAAACGGTCAGGATACGACGTGCGCATCTTCGGCATATTGGGGGAAGCCCTGGGCTTCCTCTACGCGGTGCCCGTGCGTGCGGTGGTCATGGAGATCCTCCCGGAAGCCGGCCTGACACCCGATGTGCTGGAATCTATCCTGGACACCCCTTCAAAACCCAAGGTAATCTGCGTATCTCTCGAGTCGGAGCCCAAGGCCATTATCGAATGTGTTCGCCGGGGCGCCGCCGACTTCATCCCGAAGCCATTCAACCTTAATGATATTCGCGCGGTACTGCGGCGCGCCCTGGCCAGCGAAGCCGAACAACGGATGCTGCACCGCCCGTGGTCAGGCAAGGCAGATACCGAAACGTCCTATCTGGTGGGCATAAGCCCGGCAATGCAGGAATTGCGCACAATCATCACTCAGGTCGCGCGGACCGACCTCAACTGCCTTATCCGGGGTGAAAGCGGCACCGGTAAGGACCTTGTGGCGAGGGAAATCCACCGCCTGTCCCAGCGGCGGGATCGGCCTTTTGTGAAGGTCAATTGCACGGCCTTGCCCGAACAACTGCTCGAAAGCGAATTGTTCGGCTATGAAAAGGGCGCGTTTACGGGCGCGCTATCGTCTAAACCGGGCCGGTTCGAACTCGCCAACAACGGCATCATCTTCCTCGATGAGATCGGCGAAATGTACCCCAACCTTCAGGCCAAGCTCCTCCAGGTCATCGAACACAAGGAGTTCACCAAACTCGGCGGAAGAAAGCATATCCGTGTAGATGTCCAAATCATTGCCGCCACGAATGCAGACCTCGAGGCGAAAACGAAAGAGGGGACCTTTCGCCACGACCTCTATTTTCGGCTGAATGAGGTGTGCATCTGGGTCCCGCCGCTTTCCTCACGCCCGGAGGATATCCCCCTCCTGGTGCGCCATTTCATCGAGAAGCACGGAGGGCTCGGCCTGGACGCAAGCATGGGCGTCTCCGGAGAGGAATTGGCCCGTTTGACCAGCCAACCATGGCCCGGCAACGTACGCGAACTCGAAAGCACCGTGAAACGCTGGATGGCATTGGGAAAAGGCGCCATGCCGCAGGCCGCTCGAGCCCAAGAGGCCAACGCCAAATCCGGTCATGAGAATGTGCCTGAATCAATCCCGGCGCCGCGGGCCCCGAAGATCCCTCCCATTTCCCGAAGATCCGAATCGGAACGCATTCGGGAAGCCCTCGAAAAGCACCGATGGAACCGCCGCAAAGTTTCCGAAGAGCTAGGCATCAGTTACCAGACTCTGCGCAGACGGATTGAAAAATACAATCTGAACCGTCCTCGTTAG